The sequence below is a genomic window from Candidatus Omnitrophota bacterium.
TCCGGTTTCTCCGGCGGGTCTTTCCGATGCGCACCTGCAAGACGTTTCCGAACACGCCGTGCCTGGAATACCATCTGGGGCAGTGTTTAGCGCCGTGCGTCGGCGCGATCCACGAAGCGGCGTATCAGCGGATCGTCGAAGACGTGGCGGCGTTTCTTGAGGGGCAGCGTGATGCGCTCCTGCGCGATCTTTCGAAACGCATGCAGCAGGCGGCGCGCCGCGAGCGGTTCGAGGACGCCGCACGCCTGCGCGATCAGATCCGCTCACTCACGTCGGTGATCGTCGCGAAGGAAAAGTCCTCGACCGCCGGCCCCCTGGAACAATTGCAGGCCGCGCTGAAGCTGCCGCGGCTGCCGCAGCGCATCGAAGGGTTTGACATCTCGAACATCGCTGGCACCGATGCGGTGGGGTCGATGGTGGTGTTTGTGGGCGGCACGCCGCACCGATCGCACTACCGGAAATTTCGCATCGAGACCGTGCGCGGCATTTCCGCCACAGAACGTGGCGGATCCGCCATGCTCCGTGGCGGAGACGACTATCAGATGATGCGCGAAGTGATCCGCCGGCGCTACAGCGGCACCCTAGCTCAGCAGCTGCCCCTGCCGGATCTGATCCTCGTCGACGGCGGCAAAGGCCAATTGCGCGCGGCCTGCGATGAAGTCTCCGCGCTGTCGCTGTCGATGCCGATCGTGGGGCTGGCTAAACGCTTTGAGCAGATCTTCTTGCCTTATCGCGAGGAGCCCGTGACCTTGCTGCCCACCTCGCCGGTGCTGCACCTTGTCCAGCATGTGCGCGATGAAGCGCATCGCTTCGCCGTGGCCTATCATCGGCGGTTGCGCGGCCGGGCCGTGTCGGCGTCAGCACTGGATGCGATTCCGGGCATTGGGCCCTCACGAAAGCGG
It includes:
- a CDS encoding excinuclease ABC subunit UvrC produces the protein MAQTVSAVALLRARVTRLPDQPGVYLFSDAKGRVLYVGKAVSLRKRVASYFRAAAALSPRIAKMMRDVADLDVRPTASESDALLLEAQLIKERLPHYNVSFRDDKSYPMLKITRERFPRLVVTRRKLPDGARYFGPYPDAGLMHQAVRFLRRVFPMRTCKTFPNTPCLEYHLGQCLAPCVGAIHEAAYQRIVEDVAAFLEGQRDALLRDLSKRMQQAARRERFEDAARLRDQIRSLTSVIVAKEKSSTAGPLEQLQAALKLPRLPQRIEGFDISNIAGTDAVGSMVVFVGGTPHRSHYRKFRIETVRGISATERGGSAMLRGGDDYQMMREVIRRRYSGTLAQQLPLPDLILVDGGKGQLRAACDEVSALSLSMPIVGLAKRFEQIFLPYREEPVTLLPTSPVLHLVQHVRDEAHRFAVAYHRRLRGRAVSASALDAIPGIGPSRKRALLQRFGTLAVLAQASTDEVASIGRLPKTLAAVILKTLR